The Candidatus Hinthialibacter antarcticus nucleotide sequence GTCGCATGGGGTTGAGAACAGCGACTGCGGGCGGGCGTTCGTCTCCCGGTTCATGGTGGTCAGTAATGATAACGTCAAGCCCCAGGCGGTTGGCTTCTTTGACGGCGTCGACCGCCGTGGTCCCGCAATCCACCGTAATCAGCAGGTCGCATTGTTCTGCAAATGACGCCATCGCCTCATGTTGCAGCCCATAACTGCCGGTTAAACGGTTGGGGATATAGCTTTCCGCCGTTGCTCCGAGTTCCCACAACGTTTCGAGGACGATAGCCGTCGAGGTAACGCCGTCCGCGTCATAGTCGCCGTGAATCAGAATGCGCTGATCTTTTTCAATCGCCTGGCGAATCCGGTCGACTGCGGCCTGCATTTCCGTAAAAAGAAAGGGATCGGGAAACGCCTCGTGCTCAGATGATAAAAAATGGCGGGCGTCGTCTGGTGTTGTGACGTTCCGCGTAAACAGCAAGCGCGCTAAAAGCGGTGATATTTGTAACTGTTCTTGTATCGCGTCGACCGCAGCGCGGTCAAACGGCTTTGATTTCCACTCAGACAGCATGAAATAGCCCGTTATCCTTGAGGCGAATCCTCAACCCTTCATTTAGAATCCTCGCCAAATATTTGCTTGGCGTCATCATAGTCCATTGTCGGCTGCGGCGTAGGTTCCGTAATTGGCGCGACCGTTTTTGAATTGTCTTCGAGAAAATTGTTTTCTTGCAAGATGCGCAGTCCGTACCACAATACGATAAACATGAATATGGCGAGTAAGGGTAGATAGTTGCGTCGTTCACGATACCAGGGCGTAATTACTTCTTCTTCCCGTTGACCATGTAATATGCTGACAAAACGGTCTTTCGTCGACCGTCGCTTTTTATATTGGTCGCGCCGTGGCTCTCTCATAAAAAATCACAATTATTTTTGATTTCATGTCTTGGCAATTTGCGAACAAACTATATACTCCTTCCGTCAGATTCAGTAGTCGAGTCTGTAAAGTTCCTTCTCGTCGAACCGAAGGGATATCGGCATTGTTGGATAAAGAGTATATTTACGCGCCTCCGCAATAACCGATGAGCAACTAACTGTCGAAAATACGCTGAGTTTGATGAAATTCGACTTGACACCAATTGCCATCCGCCGATATAGTATGGTTCGTAAAACGAGGGGTGAGTAGCTCAGTTGGTTAGAGCGCCTGCCTTACAAGCAGGAGGCCACAGGTTCGATTCCTGTCTTACCCAAATTAGAGGTTCCCGGTTGACAATGGGATATACCCAAACGGGGCCGTAGTTCAGTTGGTTAGAATGCCTGACTGTCGATCAGGAGGTCGCGAGTTCGAGTCTCGTCGGCCCCGCCATTGTCAACCGGGAACGTCATCGTTTATGAATTCGGCGATGGAGGGATGGTCGTATGATACGGAGAAACCGCTTCTCCGCTTTTTTAGCGCTTTTCATCTGTTTGGCCGTTTTGCCTACAGTAAACGCAGGGCAAAATGACGCCGCCTCATTTATTCTTGACTTTTCAGCCTCCGACGACAACAAAACCGAATCAACCCTTGGCTCGGAACCCGTTATCACCGATGGTCTGTTTACCGCGACGTTGGTTCTAGATAATGCGGTTTCGTTAACCGGTTTGACAGTTGATTTGCGGTTTGACCCCAATGTCTTACAAGTCGTTTCCATCAATGAAACGGTCGGCGATGTCAATTTCGACGGGCGCTCTAATATTGCGGATGTATTGACTTTGGCCGAACGGTTTGAAGCCACACTTGATGAAACCAACGGCAACCCCGAATATGATTACTTCGATTTGGTTCCCTCCGGCGTGATTGATATGGATGACATCAATACGCTGATGGCCCGAATCAACCAAACAGACTTATACTGGACCAGCAACCCGAACACCGATGGATTTAGTGATTTTCAAACCTATCCTGAAAGTGTTGAGATATTTGAAGACCCGGCGGTGAGTTCCGCTAAAGGGTTGATCGACGATATCGCCGTTGTCCTGCTGCCCCGAAGTCATCCGCCAGAGGATGGATTCGGCTTCAGTGGAGATGCCCGAATCGCGACAATCACATTCCAGGTCATCGGTCAGAGCGGTGACACAACGATTTCGTTTGAAGACCCCATTGTGTTAGACGCAATGACCGTAATTAACGATGATGGCAGTTTTGAAGAGAATACTGAAAGTCGACCAGCATCACCAGAGATTACCATAACGATCCCGTAAGGGATTGTTTTTTTACATTTTTGCAAAAAGAGCTAGACGAATCCCCCAAAATGTCGTAACGTAGTGGGGATTGTTCTCTAAACGATTTGGAGGCATGTTTTTATGTATCGCAATTTATTCCAGCGTTGGGTTATGGTTGTTGTGGCCGTGTGTGCGGTTGGGTGGATCGCTCTGCCTGCTTCTGCGCAAGTGAGCGAAACGCCTACTGAGACTCCAGTTGAGACTCCAGTCGAAACACCGACATCAACACCTGTTCCACCAACAAACACACCTGTTCCTCCGACGGCGACGCCAGAATCTCCGGCTGAAACGCCGACCGCGACGCCTGTTCCTCCGACGAATACTCCGGTTCCGCCAACAGCGACGCCGGAAACGAGTGTTGAGACGCCGACCGCGACTCCTGTGCCTCCGACGAATACTCCGGTTCCGCCAACAGCGACGCCAGAGACCGGTGGCGAGACGCCGACCGCGACTCCAGTGCCTCCAACAAACACTCCTGTTCCTCCGACGAATACTCCGGTTCCGCCAACAGCGACGCCAGAGACCGGCGGCGAAACGCCAACGGCTACGCCTGTGCCTCCGACGAATACGCCGGTTGCTCCAACCAACACACCGGTTGGCCCGACAGCGACGCCTGGCGATCAGCCGACGCCGATACTGATCCCCACTAAAATCCCGACGCCGACTCCGACAGTGGTTCGCGTGAACCCAGAACTCGGTATGTTGGTTTATGATGTCGTGGGTGGCTCACATTTGGGCGGCTCAGCCAACTTGGCGTTCGATACCGGCCTCTCAGATGCTGCTGGTAACTTATTCAATACCCGCGTCCGCGACGGTGTGCCTGATCCGGCAGCCTTGGGGCCGTTCCTCTTCTTGTTCCTGGGTAACGACTTTGGCTTCCAGTTCGTTCCTGTCGCTCGCGACGTCGAACTTTCGGGCGAATGGAGCCGCAACAATGGCTTGTCCCGTGAAGGCGCTTACTTCCTTCTCGCAGGTACAATCGGGCCGTTCCCGCCTGTCAACGCTCGCCTCGGCGCTGTTGGCAACGAACAAGGCGGCGGTATTGATACAAACGGCAACGGCTTCTATGGCGACACCCCATCGGGTGGAACCATTGGATCGTTCGGTACGTTTGAATCCGATATTATTCCAATCAATTACTTCCCAAGCACTGGGCTTTATGACGGAACATTGATTGATCTCGAGCCGGCTGGCAACAATGGCTTCTATGTCCTCGACCGCACAGGCAAGATTTATGCGGAAGGCAACGCCAATGCGGCTCTCGAAGTTGATCTTGGCCTTTCGGGCGGCGTCACAGCGGTTGGCTTCAAAGTTTACCGCGGCGGCCTCTTCCTGGGCGATGATACGACTCCGGCCAACAGCCAATATGCCGCTGCAAGCGACATCATTGGAACTGGCGCGTACGTGCTGCTTTCAAACGGTGTGGTTCGCGTGGTTGGCGATGCTCCAGCGATTAGCACGGGCGATGCGCCGTTCGTACCGGGAGGCGCTGATCCGCTTCCGTTCAAAGACATCGAATTATTGCCGAACCAAGCCGGAACCGCATGGGCTGGCGTGGCCTTGTTAACAGGCGACGGCATCATCCACGGCGTACCGTTCGCGGGTCAGACCCTGGCGGAAGACTTCGTCGATGCGATTGGGCCATTCAACGCTCTTGAATTTGGCGGCTTTGGCTTCGATATCGCACGTGACCTCGAAGTTGAAATCAGCGGCAAGCCTTTGTACGGCGTTGATAACTCCGGCAGCACGGTGGGTACAACTGGCGTTCGTATCGGTTCGTTCTTGACGGACGGCTTCGGCGGCGTGTTTGCGGGCGGCGACTCAACCCGCTTCGCTCCGGCTCCCGTTAGCGCAGACCGCGCGACCCACGATGTTCCGGGCTTTGGACCGTCCTTCCCGTTCCCGGTCAACTCAGCGTACTTCTTCCCGGATGACGTTGTGATTGATATGGAAATCATTTCTCCTCCAAAACAATAACGGAGGAGAAGTTGAATTGAGATAGTTAAGGGGGACGCGAATGCGTCCCCCTTTTTTATGCACAAAAATAATTTACGATTACAACTATGACTACGATCCAACACAACCTTGAAACAATCAGGCAGCAGATGTCCGAGTCTTGTATTCAAGCGGGACGAGACCCAGAGGATGTTAAACTTGTAGCCGTCAGCAAGTTGCATCCAGCTGAGGCCGTACGTGTTGCTTATGCTGCTGGTCAACTTGTGTTCGGAGAGAACCGCGTACAAGAAACCGCGCAAAAAATCCCGACGCTCAGCGATCTGCCGCTTGTATGGCACTTCATCGGGCATTTGCAAACAAACAAGATTAAGAAAGTCTTGCCGCTGGTTTCGATGATTCACACCGTCGATAGTGACCGCTTGATCGCGGCGCTTCAAATTGAGGCGGAAAAACTTGACCGGACGATTGACGTTCTTCTACAGGTGAATGTTGGCGGCGAAGAACAAAAATCCGGCGTTGGCGATGACGAATTAGAGACGCTCATACGCGCCTTAGAAAGCGCTCCGCGTTTAATATGCCGAGGGCTGATGACCGTCCCGCCTTATGAAGAAGACACGGAAAAAGTGCGTCCCTATTTCGCAAAGTTAAGAGAACTGGGTGAGAGATACAAAGTCAATTTGTCTCCGCCAGGGCAGCGCCTTGAACTCTCAATGGGCATGAGCCACGATTTTCACGTTGCGATTGAGGAAGGCGCCACGTTAATTCGAATAGGCACGGCAATCTTCGGCGCCCGCAACTATGGGTAAAGAATTCAGTTTGCGATACATTACAATAAGCCATCTCAATTAATGCGTTCGAGAAGTAATTCGGCGTATCTGAAATTGACAAACCCGTTTTGGCATGGGTGCAACTCTGGGAGCGCCTGTGCATAGGGGCTTGAAAGCCCGCACTGAAGCGAGCGGAGTTGTACCCATGCAACATACAACCAAAGATCAAGTATTTTTGAGACGGCTTCTACATCTTACCTCTAACTCCTCCCGAACTTTGGGAGAGTAAAGTAATCAATTCATGCGTTCAACGATTGTAATTTCTCTATTATTGGTTTTACTCATCATCGCGATTATCGGCGGGGTGGTGGTCTATTCGCCTGAACAAAGCACAATTGTGGTAACAGACACGGAGAATCCGCCTGCCGATTCCTTTGAGGTCGTTTCAAAGCCAACGCCGACAGCAAAAGCAATCACAGCAAATCTTGATGACGCAACAGAGAGCCAGCCGTCAAATCTTGAAACGTTCGACCCGATTCAGCGAGCACATGACGCTGTGAATTCGCTAACACCGATAATTCAAAGTGCAAGTCAACGCTCGTGGGCGGGGCATGTGTTTAACGCG carries:
- a CDS encoding YggS family pyridoxal phosphate-dependent enzyme — encoded protein: MTTIQHNLETIRQQMSESCIQAGRDPEDVKLVAVSKLHPAEAVRVAYAAGQLVFGENRVQETAQKIPTLSDLPLVWHFIGHLQTNKIKKVLPLVSMIHTVDSDRLIAALQIEAEKLDRTIDVLLQVNVGGEEQKSGVGDDELETLIRALESAPRLICRGLMTVPPYEEDTEKVRPYFAKLRELGERYKVNLSPPGQRLELSMGMSHDFHVAIEEGATLIRIGTAIFGARNYG